The following are encoded together in the Scomber scombrus chromosome 7, fScoSco1.1, whole genome shotgun sequence genome:
- the dyrk1b gene encoding dual specificity tyrosine-phosphorylation-regulated kinase 1B isoform X2 has translation MTSQHTHTHPSFSSIHSMAEQQQVLSDMTILQRRIPPSFRDPASAPLRKLSVDLIKTYKHINEVYYTKKKRRAQQVPPEDSSTKKERKVYNDGYDDDNYDYIVKNGEKWLDRYEIDSLIGKGSFGQVVKAYDHHEQEWVAIKIIKNKKAFLNQAQIELRLLELMNKHDTEMKYYIVHLKRHFMFRNHLCLVFELLSYNLYDLLRNTNFRGVSLNLTRKFAQQLCTALLFLATPELSIIHCDLKPENILLCNPKRSAIKIVDFGSSCQLGQRIYQYIQSRFYRSPEVLLGMPYDLAIDMWSLGCILVEMHTGEPLFSGSNEVDQMNKIVEVLGVPPSHMLDAAPKARKYFDKLSDGLWTVKKNKDIKKEYKPPATRRLHEILGVETGGPGGRRAGEPGHAPCDYLKFKDLILRMLDYDPKSRITPFYALQHNFFKKTTDEGTNTSSSTSTSPAMDHSHSTSTTSSVSSSGGSSGSSNDNRNYRYSNRYYNSAVTHSDYEMTSPQAPSQQQMRMWPGSDGGGGGQDPAYTQLLLHKPAASQQHQRHFLDPPHHPHPTYSHHGNGGRGLRQGGQTGIGGGGGQQGSSPQMSDSMDVGVSLGLHHLGAVSSMEASQFGSASLPLALPIGLSAFRTRTAPTAPGPQAPPPDDYYPASNNNNPAAGGRGRPDSDEGPANS, from the exons GTGCTGTCTGATATGACCATACTCCAGCGGAGGATCCCCCCTAGTTTCAGAGACCCTGCCAGCGCCCCACTGAGAAAACTCTCTGTTGACCTCATCAAAACTTACAAGCACATCAATGAG GTGTACTATACTAAGAAGAAGCGGCGGGCCCAGCAGGTCCCTCCAGAGGACAGCAGCAccaagaaggagagaaaagtcTATAATGATGGCTATGATGATGACAACTATGACTATATTgtcaaaaatggagaaaagtgGCTGGACCGCTATGAGATAGACTCGTTGATTGGGAAAGGCTCCTTTGGACAG GTGGTGAAGGCCTACGACCACCATGAGCAGGAATGGGTTGCCATTAAGATCATTAAGAACAAAAAGGCCTTTCTAAACCAGGCACAGATTGAACTACGCCTGCTGGAGCTCATGAACAAGCATGACACTGAGATGAAATATTACATAG TCCACCTGAAGCGTCACTTTATGTTTAGGAACCATCTCTGTTTGGTGTTTGAGTTGTTGAGCTACAACCTGTACGATCTGCTGAGGAACACCAACTTCAGAGGAGTCTCACTCAACCTCACCAGGAAATTCGCACAACAGCTCTGTACAG CATTATTATTCCTGGCAACTCCAGAGCTGTCAATCATCCACTGCGACCTGAAACCAGAGAACATCCTGCTGTGTAACCCTAAGAGATCTGCTATAAAGATAGTTGACTTTGGCTCCTCCTGCCAGCTCGGACAGAGG ATCTATCAGTACATCCAAAGCAGGTTTTACCGCTCTCCTGAGGTTCTGTTGGGAATGCCATATGACCTGGCCATCGACATGTGGTCTCTAGGatgtatcctggtggagatgCACACAGGAGAGCCTCTCTTCAGTGGCTCCAATGAG GTTGACCAGATGAATAAGATTGTGGAGGTTCTGGGGGTCCCACCCAGCCACATGCTGGATGCAGCTCCTAAAGCCAGGAAGTATTTTGACAAGCTGTCAGACGGTCTGTGGACTGTTAAGAAGAACAAGGACATCAAGAAG gaATATAAGCCCCCAGCCACAAGGCGTCTTCATGAGATTTTGGGTGTAGAGACCGGGGGCCCAGGGGGACGAAGGGCAGGGGAGCCAGGACATGCCCCCTGTGACTACCTGAAGTTTAAAG ACCTGATCCTGCGTATGCTGGACTACGACCCTAAAAGCCGCATCACACCATTCTACGCCCTGCAGCACAATTTCTTCAAGAAGACAACAGATGAAGGAACGAACACTAGTTCATCTACATCCACCTCTCCTGCCATGGACCACTCCCATTCAACCTCCACTACTAGCTCTGTTTCTAGCTctg GTGGCTCCAGTGGTTCTTCCAATGACAACCGCAACTACCGCTACAGTAACCGCTACTACAACTCTGCTGTTACACATTCAGACTATGAGATGACCAGCCCTCAG GCTCCCTCCCAGCAGCAGATGAGGATGTGGCCAGGCAGTGATGGTGGAGGTGGGGGTCAGGACCCAGCATACACCCAGTTGCTGCTCCATAAGCCGGCTGCCTCCCAACAACACCAGCGCCACTTCCTGGACCCACCCCATCACCCCCACCCGACTTACTCTCACCATGGGAATGGTGGGCGTGGCCTGCGGCAGGGTGGACAGACGGGCATCGGTGGAGGGGGGGGCCAACAGGGATCCTCACCCCAGATGAGTGACAGCATGGATGTGGGCGTGTCCCTAGGGCTGCATCACCTGGGGGCGGTGTCTTCCATGGAGGCTTCTCAGTTTGGCTCTGCCTCCCTGCCCCTTGCTCTGCCAATTGGACTGTCTGCCTTCCGGACTCGGACGGCCCCCACCGCCCCAGGGCCACAAGCCCCGCCCCCTGATGACTACTACCCTGCCTCTAACAACAATAACCCTGCTGCGGGGGGCAGAGGGAGGCCGGACTCAGACGAGGGGCCAGCCAACTCTTGA